A single genomic interval of Eleutherodactylus coqui strain aEleCoq1 chromosome 3, aEleCoq1.hap1, whole genome shotgun sequence harbors:
- the PPIL1 gene encoding peptidyl-prolyl cis-trans isomerase-like 1 codes for MMAGIPPDNWRPSAVTLDTSMGPITVELYWEHAPLTCRNFAELSRRGYYNGTKFHRIIKDFMVQGGDPTGTGRGGGSIYDGKHFADELHPELKFTGAGILAMANAGPDTNGSQFFLTLAPSQWLDAKHTIFGRVCQGLGTLNRLGMVETDSQDRPLDEVKILRANPQG; via the coding sequence ATGATGGCGGGGATCCCACCGGACAACTGGCGGCCGTCCGCCGTCACCCTGGACACCAGCATGGGCCCCATCACGGTGGAGCTGTACTGGGAGCATGCCCCCCTCACGTGCCGGAACTTCGCGGAGCTCTCCCGCCGCGGCTACTATAACGGCACCAAGTTCCACCGCATCATCAAGGACTTCATGGTGCAGGGCGGAGACCCGACGGGCACCGGGCGCGGCGGCGGCTCCATCTATGACGGGAAGCACTTCGCAGACGAGCTGCACCCGGAGCTGAAGTTCACCGGCGCCGGGATCCTCGCTATGGCCAACGCCGGGCCAGACACGAACGGCAGCCAGTTCTTCCTGACGCTCGCCCCGTCGCAGTGGCTGGACGCCAAGCACACCATCTTCGGGCGAGTGTGCCAGGGCCTGGGGACCCTCAACCGGCTGGGCATGGTGGAGACGGACAGCCAGGACCGGCCGCTGGACGAGGTCAAGATCCTGCGGGCCAATCCGCAGGGCTGA